The genomic segment CAGCATACCACGCCCGAGCATAATCATAAGGTCAGACCGGCAGAAGAATCAGTCATTGCCGATCTGGATCAATCGGGTCTGGCGGCATTCAGGGACGGCGGATTTGATGAACAGAACGCCTTTGATCTAGTCTCTTTATACAATGACCAAAGGATGGTATTTGAAAATGCTCCCTACAGTGGTCAGGAAGATGGCATGGGATTCGTTGATGATCTGGAAGGCTTTGCTGCGACAGATATCGATGGCTATCATGGTGATGATGATATTCAGATCCTGAGAAATCAGAATTACGAACGCTGGAGAAATAATTATGACGTTGATGAAACAGATCCGATGGAACGTTGAACATTTGGGCTGCAGCAACACCTGCAGCTCTTTTTCAATCGCCTGAAACGGCAGATTATGCTAAAATGCAGAATGAGTACATACGTCAGTCAGAGCAGTCTGGAGGAGAATGATGGTTTATTACTTTATTGCACTCATCGTTTTAATAGTGGATCAGCTGTCAAAATGGCTGGTCGTGCAAAACATGACAATCGGGGAAAGTATACAGCTGATTCCCCATATTTTTTATTTGACATCCTTGCGAAATACAGGAGCCGCCTGGAATATTCTTGAGGGCCAGTTCGTTTTTTTCTTCCTGGTAACCGGTGTGGTACTCGTGATTATTATTTATTATATGCAAAGATATGGCCGAAAACAGCCACTTTTGGGGACGGCCCTTGGTCTGATCATCGGGGGAGCCCTCGGCAACTTTGTGGACCGGCTGTTCAGGGGTGAAGTGGTTGATTTTTTTCACGTTTATATTTTTCAATACAGTTTTCCTGTATTCAATGTCGCAGATGCTTCGCTGTCGATTGGTGTCTTTTTTATGATCATCTATCTTTTAAAAGACGGGAAAAAGGAGTAGTTCGGGTATGTCTTTGACGCGTTTAAAAGCAGAATCCGGGGATGCGGGAAAACGACTGGACCGGTGGGTGACTGAACAGTTTCCTGAAGAATCAAGAAACCGGATACAGCAATTAATCAAAGACCACCACATTACGGTTAACGATGAGGCAGAAAAGGTCAATTACAGGATGAAGGAAGGGGATCAGATAACGGTCCGGATTCCGGATCCCGAACCGCTTCAGGTCACGCCCGAAAACATCAGTCTGGATATTTTTTACGAAGATGATCAGGTTATTGTGGTGAACAAGCCAAGAGGAATGGTTGTTCATCCTGCACCCGGGCATATGAGCGGGACCCTTGTGAATGCGCTGCTCTTTCATTGCCGGGATCTTTCCGGCATCAACGGCATGCTCAGGCCGGGGATTGTTCACAGAATTGATAAAGATACTTCCGGACTGCTGATGGTTGCGAAAACAGACCGGGCTCATCGATCGCTGGCACAACAGTTGAAAAATAAAACAACAAGCCGGGTGTACCTGGCGATTGTGCATGGCTCGGTTGCAACAGATACCGGAACTGTGGATGCGCCGATTGGCCGGGATGATAAGGACAGGAAGAAAATGGCGGTCACGAATCATAACAGCAAGTCTGCAGTTACCCATTTTAGGGTTCTTGAACGTTTTTCCAGGTACACGTATCTCTCATGCAGACTGGAGACCGGACGAACGCATCAGATCAGAGTGCATATGGCTTATATCGGGTATCCGCTTGCAGGAGATCCAAAATACGGATTTCATAAAACATTACCGATTAAAGGACAGGCACTGCATGCAGCAGAACTTGGATTCAGACACCCTGTAACCGGAAAATGGATGCACTTTACTGCAGCACCTCCGGAGGATTTCTCCCGACTGCTGCGTCTTCTTCGCTCAGGGCAGTTTTCCTGAATCATTTTGCCAAAGACGATTGACAAAAGGGAGTCATTTTGTCATACTAACGTTAACGGTAACGGACAATTGAATGTGTTCCTTTTAAATTAGTCCAGAGAGGCTAAGAAGGGTGATGAAGCTAAATGTTTTTTGGCGACACAGCTACGGTCTCTTGCTCTGACAGGCAAGACTTTTTTTTGGCCGGAATACGGTGGCAGGTGATCAGTTCTTGGAAGAAAAAGAAATTATGAATCAGAAGGCCGTATCACGGGCGCTGACGCGTCTGGCACATGAAATTATCGAACGAAATGAAGGCGTCGAATCAGTTGTTCTTGTGGGCATTAAAACCCGGGGGATTTACCTGGCCGAACGGCTGGCCTCACGGATTGATGAAATTGAAGAACAGCAGGTTTCCGTCGGGGAACTGGATATTACCCCCTATCGCGATGATCAGAAGAAAAGGAATGGCGATCCGAAAATTATCGGCAGCAGTCTTCCGGTTGCCATTGAGGGCAAAACTGTTGTGCTTGTTGATGACGTTCTGTACACCGGTCGGACGATTCGGGCGGCTATGGATGCCCTGATGGACATCGGACGTCCGGAGCGGATCCAGCTTGCGGTACTGATTGACCGGGGCACCGTGAATTACCGATCCGTCCCGATTATATCGGGAAGAATGTCCCAACGTCACGGCAGGAGAAGATTTCCGTTCAGCTTTCTGAAGTTGATCAGACTGATCGGGTCGTTATTCTGACGAAAAGTGAATCATAGCTACAAAAGTAATTCAGTAAAACGTCTTTTAAGGGCAGTCCGGTGAGACTGACAAAGAACGGTAAACGAATTGCAGCTTTTTTGCATACAAAACCTCTTTGTCGGCTTTCCGGCAGAGAGGTTTTTTCAATCAGTCAGAATGATGTGGCAGAGAACATGAAAGCTGCGAAATAACACACATTAAAAAACGGGGAGGAAACGGGCATGGCCAATCTGTTCAGTTTAAATGACCTGACGTTAACTGAAATCACTGGAATTCTTGATCGCGCAGAGCACATCCGGGAAATGGGTGAGTCCGGATGGATGCCGTCTAATCACACACTTGTAGCCAATCTGTTTTTTGAACCGAGTACGCGTACGCGCTTCAGCTTTGAGACGGCGGAAAAAAGGCTGGGCTATCAGATACTTAATTTCAGCA from the Sporolactobacillus sp. Y61 genome contains:
- the lspA gene encoding signal peptidase II, yielding MVYYFIALIVLIVDQLSKWLVVQNMTIGESIQLIPHIFYLTSLRNTGAAWNILEGQFVFFFLVTGVVLVIIIYYMQRYGRKQPLLGTALGLIIGGALGNFVDRLFRGEVVDFFHVYIFQYSFPVFNVADASLSIGVFFMIIYLLKDGKKE
- a CDS encoding RluA family pseudouridine synthase, whose protein sequence is MSLTRLKAESGDAGKRLDRWVTEQFPEESRNRIQQLIKDHHITVNDEAEKVNYRMKEGDQITVRIPDPEPLQVTPENISLDIFYEDDQVIVVNKPRGMVVHPAPGHMSGTLVNALLFHCRDLSGINGMLRPGIVHRIDKDTSGLLMVAKTDRAHRSLAQQLKNKTTSRVYLAIVHGSVATDTGTVDAPIGRDDKDRKKMAVTNHNSKSAVTHFRVLERFSRYTYLSCRLETGRTHQIRVHMAYIGYPLAGDPKYGFHKTLPIKGQALHAAELGFRHPVTGKWMHFTAAPPEDFSRLLRLLRSGQFS